One region of Oxalobacteraceae bacterium OTU3CAMAD1 genomic DNA includes:
- a CDS encoding homoserine kinase, which yields MAVFTPVTLDDVTQWITQFPLGKPLALKGIASGIENSNFFLTTERGEFVLTIFENLSFEQLPFYLNLMRHLADRGVAVPAPIATDKGELIVPLHGKPASIVTKLEGSSQMDPQPVHCAEVGAMLARMHLAGRDYPLHQPNLRGLDWWNATTPQVLPFLSESNAHLLKAEMHFQEAFAGCATYRQLQSGPVHADLFRNNVMFDGERLTGFFDFYFAGCDTWLFDVAVTVNDWCIALDTGVLDTDRVRALLDAYHAVRPFTEAEQTAWQPMLRAAALRFWLSRLYDYHLPREAEMLTPHDPTHFERILRERIATLAPKLF from the coding sequence ATGGCAGTGTTTACCCCGGTCACCCTGGACGATGTCACCCAGTGGATCACGCAATTCCCCCTCGGCAAGCCGTTGGCCCTCAAGGGCATCGCCTCCGGCATTGAGAACAGCAATTTCTTCTTGACCACGGAGCGCGGCGAGTTTGTGCTCACGATCTTTGAAAACTTATCGTTCGAGCAACTGCCGTTTTATCTGAACCTGATGCGCCACCTGGCCGACCGCGGCGTGGCCGTGCCGGCGCCGATCGCCACCGACAAGGGCGAGCTGATCGTGCCGCTGCACGGCAAGCCGGCGTCCATCGTCACCAAGCTCGAGGGCAGCTCGCAGATGGACCCGCAACCGGTGCATTGCGCCGAAGTGGGCGCGATGCTGGCGCGCATGCATCTGGCCGGGCGCGACTACCCGCTGCACCAGCCCAATCTGCGCGGCCTGGACTGGTGGAACGCCACCACGCCGCAAGTGTTGCCTTTCCTTTCGGAAAGCAACGCCCACCTGCTCAAGGCCGAGATGCACTTCCAGGAGGCGTTCGCCGGTTGCGCGACCTACCGCCAGCTGCAAAGCGGCCCGGTGCACGCGGACCTGTTCCGCAACAACGTCATGTTCGACGGCGAGCGCCTGACCGGCTTCTTCGACTTTTACTTCGCCGGCTGCGACACCTGGCTGTTCGACGTCGCCGTCACCGTCAACGACTGGTGCATCGCCCTCGACACCGGCGTGCTCGACACGGACCGCGTGCGCGCGCTGCTCGACGCCTACCACGCCGTGCGCCCGTTCACCGAGGCCGAGCAAACCGCCTGGCAGCCGATGCTGCGGGCGGCGGCGCTGCGCTTCTGGCTGTCGCGCCTGTATGATTACCACCTGCCGCGCGAAGCCGAAATGCTGACCCCGCACGATCCGACCCACTTTGAGCGCATCTTGCGCGAACGCATCGCCACGCTGGCGCCGAAGCTTTTCTGA